The DNA sequence GTCTCGATTAAGCCATCAATATCTTCCGTATCATGGGCAAACCCCGTCACAGGTAAACCAATGCCTTCCCTAGCTAAAATCTGTACACACCTTAACTTATCGCGCGATCGAGATATAGCCTGAGATTCATTAGCACTAAATACCCCCATTACCTCAAACTGACGCACCACAGCACAACCATAGAAAGTACGAGAAGCTCCGATGCGTGGTATGATTGCATCAAAATTTTCTAACTCCTTGCCACCGTAAACTACCGAGGGTTTATGGGAGGTAATGTTCATATAGCATCTCAGATAGTTAACGACCTTTACTTCATGTCCCCTTTTTTCTCCTGCATCTCTTAATCTTCTGGTGGAATAAAGGCTACTATCTTGAGATAAAATAGCGATTTTCATGGAATCTTCTCAAATTAATTTTTCATCTTCCTTATTGTACATTTACAATTGATTTAAAGAAATTGTGAAAATCTCGTTAGTAAGTGCTATAATGTGTTAACATAATCAAAGGCAATAATATTCTATTCACCGTTGCCAAGTATTTTAATTAGGTCTAACAATTAACTTATGAATCCTGTCATAAATTGCTTAATTATTTATGTGTATTGAATCGTCAAAATTACTAAGCTATTTCAGGAATGGTAAATAATGTGTCTAAGGATAGATAAAATGTAATGGTTGCAATAAAATCCTCGCAATCATCACTCTTTTCTTTATATTTAGGTTGGTATGTATAAATTTTCAATTCATACTCATCTCTGACTAGACATAATAACCAAGTAAGCGTAATTGTTAGCATCAATTGTCATTATTAGAAAATTTAAGAAATATATGCCTAGAAAGCAAGTAATTCACCCAATGGTGAAGTTGCAACAAAAAGTGTCTTCTTTAGTAAATTCACAGATTATAAGTCCTGATGATAGTATAGGAAAAATAGCTCTGCTTTTCGGCAGTGATTGGGCTTTTCTGAAATCAGAATTAATATCCTTTGGTTTTTCAATGCAAGATCCTGTTCGTGACTTATTAGTAGTACAAAAATGGGATGATTAATAAATGGGTAAGTAAAGTTAATTGAATGTTTAAGTTGTGAAAGGGTAAAAATGCACCAAGCAAAGGCAATTAACAATTAGTGATTAAGTCAAGCCTAAAACTCGCATCTGAGGTCTAAAACCTGCAATTTGCCGCCTTTTAAGGTCTTTCCTATGCTATTTATTTTTACAGACTTAGATGGTACATTACTCAATCAAAATGACTATCGTTACGATGATGCCTTGCCAATTTTAGGGGTTTTAGAGAATAAAAATATTCCCGTTATCCCCGTCACCAGTAAAACAAAAGCGGAAGTTGAAAGTCTATGTAATAAAATAGGCTTAAATAGTCCTTTTATTACTGAAAATGGTAGCGGTATTTTTATCCCAAAAGGTGATTTTCGTTTTGATACAACACAAGCATTAACTACAGATTTGTATAAGTATATAAGTTTAGGTCTTGATTATCATAACGCCAGAGGTATTTTAGGGGAAATATCTCAAAAGTTAAAAACTGATTTAGTGGGTTTTGGGGACTTATCTCCAGAAGATATTGTTAATTTAACTGGTTTATCTTTAAATGAAGCGATTTTAGCCAAAAAAAGAGATTTTACAGAGCCTTTTCTTACTCCTAAGCACATTAATGCCGACTTATTACAAAATATTGCCAAAGAATATCAAACTACAATAGTAGTGGGCGATCGCTTCTCCCATTTAATTAGTGAAAAAGCGGGGAAGGGAAACGCAGTGAAATGGCTACTCAATCATTACCATAACCGTGAGGAAAAAATAGCAACTATAGGTTTGGGGAATAGTCCCAATGATATTAGTTTATTAGAAAACGTAGATATTCCTATTATCATCCCGAATCCTGATGGAGTACACAAAGGATTACAAAATAAGAATTGGCAAGTTGCCCCCCATAGCGGCAGTAAAGGATGGAGTCAAATTATTACAGAAATAATTTTAGGTCATAAAATATGATAGCTTTTCCCGATTTTTTCGTTGATTAATAAATGTTTGAAACGTTAAACCTAAAATCTGGTCTTTCTAACACCTGAAACCTGACACCTAACCTTGTCCGATATTCTTAAACCGAACTGAGGTTAAGATAAGACTGTGCAAAATCTAAGTTATGATTAAATACTGCATAAAAAGTATGAAGAAAAGTTAAAAATGAAAGTTTTAATTACTGGTGGTGCAGGTTATATCGGGTCAGTTTTAACCCCGACACTTCTAAAGAGAGGTTACGAGGTAACTGTTGTTGATAACTTTATGTTTCATCAAAATAGTCTCGCTGATTGTTGCCAATACGAAACTTTTAATGTTGTCAGAGGCGATTGTCGAGATGAGTCTTTAATGAAAGATTTAGTTAAAGATGCAGACGTAATCATTCCCCTAGCGGCTTTAGTGGGAGCTCCCTTATGTAATCGGGATAAAATCGCTACTGAAACCACAAACAGAGATGCAATTCAAATGTTGTGTCGTCTAGCCAGTAAAGAACAAAGATTTTTAGTACCAATTACCAATAGTGGTTATGGTGTCGGTGAAAAGGGTAAATTTTGTACAGAAGAAAGTCCTCTACGCCCAATTTCTACCTATGGAGTGACTAAAGTTGAAGCAGAAAAAGCCATCTTGGAAAGAGAGAATAGTATTAGTTTCCGTCTTGCTACTGTCTTTGGTATGTCTCCGAGAATGCGTATTGATTTGTTAGTGAATGATTTTGTCTATCGTGCTGTAACTGATCGCACTGTTGTATTATTTGAGGGACATTTCAAGCGTAATTATATTCATATTCGTGATGTGGTGAATGTCTTTTTACACGGATTAGATAATTTTGAGGCGATGAAAGGAAAACCTTATAATGTGGGCTTAGAAGACGCTAATCTTTCTAAACTGGAACTATGTGCCGAAATACAGAAGCAAATTCCTAGTTTTGTTTATA is a window from the Cyanobacterium sp. Dongsha4 genome containing:
- a CDS encoding DUF4327 family protein; its protein translation is MPRKQVIHPMVKLQQKVSSLVNSQIISPDDSIGKIALLFGSDWAFLKSELISFGFSMQDPVRDLLVVQKWDD
- a CDS encoding HAD-IIB family hydrolase; the encoded protein is MLFIFTDLDGTLLNQNDYRYDDALPILGVLENKNIPVIPVTSKTKAEVESLCNKIGLNSPFITENGSGIFIPKGDFRFDTTQALTTDLYKYISLGLDYHNARGILGEISQKLKTDLVGFGDLSPEDIVNLTGLSLNEAILAKKRDFTEPFLTPKHINADLLQNIAKEYQTTIVVGDRFSHLISEKAGKGNAVKWLLNHYHNREEKIATIGLGNSPNDISLLENVDIPIIIPNPDGVHKGLQNKNWQVAPHSGSKGWSQIITEIILGHKI
- a CDS encoding NAD(P)-dependent oxidoreductase, with product MKVLITGGAGYIGSVLTPTLLKRGYEVTVVDNFMFHQNSLADCCQYETFNVVRGDCRDESLMKDLVKDADVIIPLAALVGAPLCNRDKIATETTNRDAIQMLCRLASKEQRFLVPITNSGYGVGEKGKFCTEESPLRPISTYGVTKVEAEKAILERENSISFRLATVFGMSPRMRIDLLVNDFVYRAVTDRTVVLFEGHFKRNYIHIRDVVNVFLHGLDNFEAMKGKPYNVGLEDANLSKLELCAEIQKQIPSFVYMEAPIGEDPDKRDYIVSNARILSTGFEPQWPLSRGIKELIKGYTMIRNTIYSNV